From Litoribacterium kuwaitense:
TACGTCAGAGCCGGGGTGTCGCTATGACGAGCTCCCGAATAAGCCTGAGCTTTTAAGCAATCAGCTCAAAAAGCAACAGTACAATATCGGTTATACGGGAAAATGGCATCTCGGACTTGGACCTACAAAGGTCGGCTACGCGGGAGATGACTTTGCTGGACACGGTGCCGGAGGGCACGGTTATCAACAGTATCATAATTATTTAAAAGCAAATGGGCTGGAAGTGAAGCATGAAAATAAAGTGACAGGACATTATCAAGGCCATTGGGCAGCTGAGGTCGTGTCACCAGTTGAAACGACGGTGGAGTATTTCTTAACCGAGCAGGCGATCCATTATATGGACAATTTCCGGAAGGCGTCGAATCCATTTTATTTTCAATTGAATTTTTGGGGTCCCCATGAGCCATATGTCGCGCCGACGAAGCATCTTGATCTTTATCGAGATATGGAGCTTGACCCATGGCCAAATTTTTATGATGAGTCGACGAATAAACCGTCGATTCATAATGTGAAAAGGTCAAAGTATAATGACTGGAAAACCTTTGAACCTTACGTGAAACACTATTTTGCGAATGTGAGCTTGATTGATGAGCAGATCGGTCGTCTTGTCAATTACTTGAAAGAGCATGATTTGTATGATGATACAATTATTATTTTCTCTGCGGATCATGGCGAGTCTTTAGGAATTCACGGTGGTTTGTGTGATAAAAACTTCTTTATGTATGAGGAGATTTGCCGTATTCCTTTAATCGTAAAACCACAGCAGTCATTGGCTGAAACACGCCATGAGGAACGTTTTGTCGGGACGTGTGATTTTTATTCTTCGATTTTAGACTGGGCAGGAGTACCAGAAGATGAGCACAATCGTGACGGACGATCCTTTGTCCCGCTTGTCAATAATGAGGAAGTGAGCGACTGGCCTGATCATGTTGTGACTGAGGGAAATGGACTTGCAGAAATTTTGTATACCCAGCGCATGCTTCGCCATGGTCACATGAAATATATCTTTAATTGTGGCGATACCGATGAATTGTATGATTTACAAAACGATCCGTATGAATTAGTCAACCAAGTTGACAACGAGGCGTATCAAGAAAGTCTCCGACAAATGCGTGGGCTATTGGCGTCTTGGATGGAGGAACACAATGATCGTGCTTTAGCGCAATACAAGGATTTACGCTTTTAATACACCTTGAGGAGCCGTCGTTGGGCAACCTGCTCTGTTGCTTAAGCGCTTTTTAATCGCCCCCTCACCTTAAGGAATGAAAGGTGCAGAACTTAAACAAGCTGGTGGGGGGGGAACCTCCTTCGCACTAGGGTTGCCATTTTGTTTGTCTGTATTAATGAAGAAAAAAGTTGTCTCTACTCAGTTTGTTTGACGAGGTAAGGAAAACACAAAGCAAGGGAGGCTCTATGTATGACGAAGCCAAACTTTATTATTTTTTATTGCGATGATTTAGGCTATGGCGACTTAGGCTGTTATGGCTCGGAACACGTGAAAACACCGAACATCGACAGACTTGCAAGTGAAGGTGTTCGTTTTACAAATTGGTACTCAAATTCTCCTGTTTGCTCGCCGTCGCGTGCATCTTTGCTGACCGGAAAATACCCTGTACGAACTGGCGTTGAACAAATTTTAACAGGAAAAAGGGGAAAAGCTGGGTTGTCCGCCTCGCATGAAACACTTTCATCTATGTTTCATAAAAACGGGTACAAGACAGCGATGTTCGGAAAATGGCACTTAGGGACAACGCCAGAAACGCGACCGAATGCCCACGGCTATGATGAGTTTTTTGGTTTTCATGCCGGATGTATCGACTATTATTCTCATATCTTTTATTGGGAGATGCCGCCTGTTCACGACCTGTGGCATAACGAAGAAGAAGTGTGGCACAACGGAGAGTACATGACTGAGCTGATTGCAGAAAAAGCAGTCGATTTTATTCAAAAATACGACGAAACAGACCCTTTCTTCTTATATGTTCCTTTTAACGCACCTCATTATCCGATGCATGCACCAGAGAAGTATATGAAGCGTTTTGATCATCTGCCCTGGGATCGTCAAGTAATGGCGGCGATGATCTCAGCTGTCGATGATGCGGTTGGTGAGGTTGTTAATACACTAAAGCGGTCTGGTCAATATGAGGATACGGTGATTTTCTTTTCCAGCGATAATGGTCCTTCTGTAGAAGCGAGAAACTGGCTCGATGGTACCGAAGACTTGTATTACGGAGGAGATGCCGGAATTTTCCGGGGTCAAAAAGGGAGTTTGTTCGACGGTGGCATTCGTGAACCAGCGATTTTAAGCTATCCAGCTGCCCTCCAAGGAGGACAGGTGTCTGATGAGCTTGGTGTGATGGTGGATATTCTCCCAACCTTTTTATCCTTTGCTGGGATCTCGCATGAGGAGCTCGACATAGATGGGAAAGATTTAAGTGATATGCTTATGAAACATGGAAACACACCACACGATCAAGTGTTTTGGGAATATAATGGTCAACTTGCCGTGCGGCAGGGAGACTGGAAACTCATCGTAAATGGTCATTTAGATTTTGACCATTATGGTGAAGTTCCTGATGCCGTTCATTTATCGAACGTTAGGGAAGACCCAGGAGAGCGTAACAATGTGGCGGATAAGTATCCAGAGCGGATGAAGCAAATGAAAACAGACGTCGAGGCGTGGTATGCGCAGTACACTTAATCTAGTCTAGGCAACACGAAGCTCTGACAAATACGCTGTAATGAGAAAAGGCCTTTATAGGGGCTCGTCTCTATGAAGGTTTTTTTGCTTGGGAAAAAGATGTGATGATACGGTGGCGAGGCGTTCGTACCGAAGAGTTATTTGACGAATGGTATAGTATGGACATGTCTCCAGCTCTTTCATGAAATGGTTGAACGACTGCTTTCCATCAGGGAGTGGTCTTTGAAAATAGAGAAAAGAAATAAATACGTTCAAAGAAAAGGGAGAGAGAGTATGAGGAAAACACACCTATGGGGATGGGCGCTGACCTTCATGATCGTTGTTGCAGGAGCGCAAATGGCGTCAGCCAAAGGAATATCCATAGAATTGGATAATGAACGCGTCACAACAGATGTGGCCCCGTATTTAACGAAAGACAATGTAACACTTGTTCCATTGCGCGTCATTACGGAGGCGTTAGGGGGATTCGCACAATGGAATCAAGCAGATCAGACCGTTCACATCAAAAAAGACGACACAACCATCAAACTCGTCAACAAACAACTCAAAGCTCAAGTGGATGGCAATACGGTCGACTTAATTTCACCAGCACAGGTGAAGGATGGACGGATGATGGTACCGCTTCGCTTTGTTGGTGAAGCATTTGGTATTCGCGTCCAATGGCATCAAGACGCACAGCTCGTACGCTTATGGACGGGGAAAGTGTCAGAACAGCCGCTTTCGGAAAATGTAACGGTGTCCAAAGAAATGCGCGGAGCATGGATTGCTACGATTAATGGTGATTGGCCGTCCAAGGATGCTGTAGGTCATCCGGAGAGACAAAAAGAAGATTACATTACCATCCTAAATCAGCTTAAGGCAATGGGGATTCAAGACGTGTTTGTTCAAGTCCGTGCCGCTGGGGATGCGATTTATCCATCTAATCATGCACCGTGGAATAAAATTTTAACGGGTACGCAAGGCAAAGATCCTGGCTATGATCCGCTCGCCTTTATGATTGAGGAGACGCATAAGCGCGGAATGACCTTCCATGCATGGTTTAACCCTTTTCGAGCCACGACGGGACTTGGACAAGACCTAGCGTCAAACCATGTTGCCAAACAGCATCCGGAATGGATTGTCACTGCGGGAGGGAAGCTGTATTTAAATCCTGGAGACCCTGATGCACGCGAACATATTATCGCGAGCATGGAAGAAGTTGTTCGCAATTACGATGTGGACGGTGTTCATTTAGACGATTATTTTTACCCTTCAAACGTCTGGTTTAATG
This genomic window contains:
- a CDS encoding sulfatase-like hydrolase/transferase codes for the protein MTQKQPNILFILTDQQRVDTLKAYGGQVCQTPNIDRLMEESVVFDNTYASCPVCTPARASLQTGLYPHNHEMRNNTSEPGCRYDELPNKPELLSNQLKKQQYNIGYTGKWHLGLGPTKVGYAGDDFAGHGAGGHGYQQYHNYLKANGLEVKHENKVTGHYQGHWAAEVVSPVETTVEYFLTEQAIHYMDNFRKASNPFYFQLNFWGPHEPYVAPTKHLDLYRDMELDPWPNFYDESTNKPSIHNVKRSKYNDWKTFEPYVKHYFANVSLIDEQIGRLVNYLKEHDLYDDTIIIFSADHGESLGIHGGLCDKNFFMYEEICRIPLIVKPQQSLAETRHEERFVGTCDFYSSILDWAGVPEDEHNRDGRSFVPLVNNEEVSDWPDHVVTEGNGLAEILYTQRMLRHGHMKYIFNCGDTDELYDLQNDPYELVNQVDNEAYQESLRQMRGLLASWMEEHNDRALAQYKDLRF
- a CDS encoding family 10 glycosylhydrolase; the encoded protein is MRKTHLWGWALTFMIVVAGAQMASAKGISIELDNERVTTDVAPYLTKDNVTLVPLRVITEALGGFAQWNQADQTVHIKKDDTTIKLVNKQLKAQVDGNTVDLISPAQVKDGRMMVPLRFVGEAFGIRVQWHQDAQLVRLWTGKVSEQPLSENVTVSKEMRGAWIATINGDWPSKDAVGHPERQKEDYITILNQLKAMGIQDVFVQVRAAGDAIYPSNHAPWNKILTGTQGKDPGYDPLAFMIEETHKRGMTFHAWFNPFRATTGLGQDLASNHVAKQHPEWIVTAGGKLYLNPGDPDAREHIIASMEEVVRNYDVDGVHLDDYFYPSNVWFNDDTTFALHNTTHLTKADWRRQNINVFVKELGEAVHQIDPNVSYGISPFGVWRNIADDPTGSATTAGVPAYDIMFADVRTWIKEEWIDYVAPQIYWSIGFTPAAYDVLVEWWANEVKGTDVKLYIGHAPYKIGTTEAGWSSATEIIDQLKLNESFNEVDGSIFFSSQYLLKPWNNMSSLLKSYYRNNE
- a CDS encoding sulfatase-like hydrolase/transferase encodes the protein MTKPNFIIFYCDDLGYGDLGCYGSEHVKTPNIDRLASEGVRFTNWYSNSPVCSPSRASLLTGKYPVRTGVEQILTGKRGKAGLSASHETLSSMFHKNGYKTAMFGKWHLGTTPETRPNAHGYDEFFGFHAGCIDYYSHIFYWEMPPVHDLWHNEEEVWHNGEYMTELIAEKAVDFIQKYDETDPFFLYVPFNAPHYPMHAPEKYMKRFDHLPWDRQVMAAMISAVDDAVGEVVNTLKRSGQYEDTVIFFSSDNGPSVEARNWLDGTEDLYYGGDAGIFRGQKGSLFDGGIREPAILSYPAALQGGQVSDELGVMVDILPTFLSFAGISHEELDIDGKDLSDMLMKHGNTPHDQVFWEYNGQLAVRQGDWKLIVNGHLDFDHYGEVPDAVHLSNVREDPGERNNVADKYPERMKQMKTDVEAWYAQYT